The genomic region TCTGCCGGCGGGAGGTGCGGCGCAGCAGCGTACGGACCCGGGCCATCAGCTCGCGCGGGCTGTAGGGCTTGGTGAGGTAGTCGTCGGCGCCGAGGTCCAGACCGAGCAGCAGGTCGTCCTCGGCGGACCGCGCGGTGAGCATGAGGACCGGCAGTTCCTCGTCCGAGGCGCGCAGGATGCGGACCACGTCCAGGCCGTCGACGCGAGGCATCATCACGTCGAGGACGAGCAGGTCGGGCGCGGCGCGCCGGATGTGGTCCAGGGCGTCGCGGCCGTCCCGGACGATCACGACGTGGTGGCCCTCGCTCTCCAGGTAGATCCGAGCGAGCCGGGCATGTTTCTCGTCGTCCTCGGCAACCATCACATGTGCGCACACCCTGCCGAGAATAGGCAGACGTCTGCCGGTGCGAAGACAGAATGTGGGGACGCACACGGGTCACTGACCCTGGCCTGACAAGTTCCTCATGATCCTGCGCGAGCTTGCGGCCATGGCGAAATTCTCATTGCGGCCCCGGCTGCCGCTGGTCCCGGCCGTACTGCTTCTGTCGGCCGTCCTCACCGGATGCGGGAGTGGTGGAGGCGGTGGCAGCGACACGGGCGACGCCGCGGACAAGGGCGACGTGGCTTCGATCGACAAGTCCGGATCCGGAACGGCAGCCGGCAAGAAGAGCGGTGCCGCGTCCTCCGACGCCGGCCGTCCCCAGTGGCGGCTGGACTCTTCCAGCGAGGAGGTGACCGCGCTCTGGTCCCGTTACTACAGCTGCCTCAAGGAGCACGGCGTCCGCTTTGTCCCGGCGAACGAGGCTCAACACACGGGTCCCGCCGGCACCGGCGAGGTCATCGCCGACCCTGACAGCCGCGAGCCCAGGGCCGCGTACGACACCTGTCAGATCAAGATGCCGCTGATCCCCGACGAGCTCGACCCGGACAAGAACCCCAAGTACAAGGAGCAACTCGCGGCCTCGGTCGCCTGCATGAACGACAAGGGCGTCGGGACCGTGGTCGCCGCGAACGGCGTGGACTGGAACTACACGGGTGAGTCGTCCCTCACCGAGGCACAGACTCGCAAGATCGTGGACGACTGTGAGCTGGAGGCCTTCAGTGGCAGGAGCTGAGCCGGAGGAGGGCACCGAGCCGGATCGCCGGCGGACGGGACGGCGGCAGTTGCTCGCGGTGGTCGCGGTCCTCGTCGTCGCCGGGGCAGCGGGCGGTGTCGTGGTCTCCCGGACGGACAACGGCGAAAGGTCCGCTGCCGCCGCCAAGCGGGTGAAGGTCGAGACCGCCCTCGTCGCCCGGGCCGACCTCGCCGACACCCAGGAGATGAACGGCACGCTGGGCTTCGGCACCGAGCGGCCGTTCACCGGCGCCAAGGCCGGGACGGTCACCTGGCTGCCGGCGAGCGGCGACACGATCACCCGCGGCCGGACCCTGTACAAGGTCGACGACCGCCCGGTGCCCGTGTTCTTCGGCGCGACCCCGCTCTTCCGTACGCTCGACAAGCCGGGGCAGACCGGCAGCGACGTCGTGGTCGTCGCGCAGAACCTACGGGCGCTCGGCTACGACATCGACCGTATCCCCGGCGCCGACAGCCCCCTGATCGACGACGGCGCCGACCGCGGCCGGTTCACCACCATGCTCGCCGCGGCCCTCAAACGCTGGCAGAAGCAGGTCGGCATGAAGCCCACCGGACGACTGGAGGCGGGCGACGTGGCCGTGCTGCCGGGCCAGGTACGCGTCGGCGCGCTCTCCGCACAGCTCGGCGCCGACGCCAAGGCCGCGCTGATGACGCTCACCTCGACGGCAAAGGCCGTCACCGTGCCCGTGGCCGCGACCGAGATCGGCACCGTCAGGAAGGGCACGCGGGTC from Streptomyces sp. NBC_00878 harbors:
- a CDS encoding response regulator transcription factor — protein: MVAEDDEKHARLARIYLESEGHHVVIVRDGRDALDHIRRAAPDLLVLDVMMPRVDGLDVVRILRASDEELPVLMLTARSAEDDLLLGLDLGADDYLTKPYSPRELMARVRTLLRRTSRRQSPGAADPVLAVGAVTVDPVRHLVTVEGRPVDCTPGEFRLLAALAAQPDQVFGRQQILEVLHGIDRFVTSRTVDVHIMNLRKKIETSPGRPSRLITVYGVGYKLTAGPGHD
- a CDS encoding peptidoglycan-binding protein, coding for MAGAEPEEGTEPDRRRTGRRQLLAVVAVLVVAGAAGGVVVSRTDNGERSAAAAKRVKVETALVARADLADTQEMNGTLGFGTERPFTGAKAGTVTWLPASGDTITRGRTLYKVDDRPVPVFFGATPLFRTLDKPGQTGSDVVVVAQNLRALGYDIDRIPGADSPLIDDGADRGRFTTMLAAALKRWQKQVGMKPTGRLEAGDVAVLPGQVRVGALSAQLGADAKAALMTLTSTAKAVTVPVAATEIGTVRKGTRVTVVLPDGKQTKGRVERISRIAVGGGQDDGGQGGGLQDGGAPKLDVTVLLSDTVDVRALDSAAVRVRFTTQTRKGVLTVPVGALVALSEGGYALQRPDGRLIAVETGMFARGLVEVRGEGLTSGTRVVVAS